From Triticum aestivum cultivar Chinese Spring chromosome 7B, IWGSC CS RefSeq v2.1, whole genome shotgun sequence:
ATAATATGAAAGTATGTGTTGTGATGTATCTAAGCACAcgtatttggtattctagatgtatatgattttctctacaaacttggtcaaagtttataaagtttgacttctagaaaaatctatatgcgctacattgtggaacggagggagtaccagtttatgaagagagctagccttcctcagcaaaaaaaaaaaaacaccaGCTGCAGCTCAAAGTGGTTCCAACTGAAATTCATAATCTTGACAATCTCGAGGTTTTCCATAACATCCGGTGGCGGCTCTAACCCACATAGTCAAACAAATCCACAAAGGGCTCGCGGGGGGCAACATGGAGCTGTAATCACAAATCATGATCATTTACAAGCATTGTGATGAAATAAAAACACAATAAATATTGCAATGTAACAAAATGACAAACTGACTACTGAGAAACCAAAAACCATAAAATTTGTAGGTGTTAAACCTGCACAAATAGCCTCTCTAGATTAGAACAGCCGCTCTTTTTGAGGAACACATAGATGTTTGCAAGCTCAGGGGCCTTCATTTCGAACATAAGCAACTGTAGTTCCGTCATGGTTTGAAATAAGTCGCCCCCCCATCTTGGTCGATTCGGCATGTGAGGTTGCATTAAGCAAGGAAGACACAACCTATTTAAGATGGCATTCAAGGTGAACAAACCGTCCATGATTTCAAATATCACAAACTAAACCCAAGTTCAGCTGAGAAGTTCATACATACAAAGAGGACATTGCTGCAGATGGTGAGCGTAGCGAGTTTCGAGCATACACGGCTTTCGAACCAGTCACTGAACACCTGATAGAGCAGAAACATTAACAGAATTCAGTCATTTGAGCATGAAAATCATCATGCACTGAAGAAAAATGGACAAGAATAATTTCTAATAGTCGATAGACCTTTTGGCGGATGAGGACATTGCGGCTTCTCTGGATGCCGAAACGGATGTCGAGGTCGGCTAACAATGCGTCGGCGGGGAGAGGAAAGGACGAGAAGAAACCGCCGCTGTAGCGGAACGACCGGAGGCTAAGGACCACAGTGAAGTCCACCACAGTGAGGCAGATCCAGTCTATGATGGTGACGCTCCTGAGGTTGCTGAGCCCCACCGGCGCGACTCGATGTCGATGGATGCCCGCGCAGGTGTGGAGGCCGAGGATGCGGAGGCGGGGGCACAGCGCCAGCATCCTCAACAACTCCCGTCCATCGAGGCGAACGGAGTGGAGTAACAGCACCTCGAGGGCCGCGCACGACCGGGAAGCCCTGCTGTGGAGGCCGAAGAGCCCGATGCCCCGCCgggaaggggaagaggaggggcGTGTCCGGACCCGTCCTCCACAGCTCGTCGCGGAGGTCCTCGACGCGGCAGCGGTTGGCGGCTGCCAGGTAGCGGCCGAGCCCGCGGGCGCGCATCGCGAGGGTGTCGACGGCGAGGGAGTAGCGGTCGTTTCACCCACGCCGGCCCTGGGACTGGCGCAGCTCGAGGGTCTCGAGGAGCTTGGTTGACGACGGGGAGGCGTAGggggggaggtggtggtggagggagGCGGACGGGCTCCCGTCGTCCTCCCTGCACCGCGCCCAGAGGCCGCGCCAGGCGCGGGAGAGACGAGGCGAGGATGGCGGACCTCAGCGGGAGGAAGGTCAGGATGCGCAGCTGCAGCGGCTCCGGCAGCGCCGAGAGGTGGTCGTGCTGGCCGTTCTCGCCGTCGTCTGCCGGCGGCCGCTGTCTCTTGGCGGCGGCGTCGCCGCCGGATTTGAGCGCCATTGTTCCCCGCTCCACTCCAGTCTCCACACACTTTGGGGCAGTTGTTCTTGACGGGCCAGGGTGGGCCATAATCTCGCTATCTCGCGTTGCTGATTATGATTGGGCTGATTTCAGCCCATCTTCCTATCTCGACCAGTCCATCCTCTGCAGTCTACACCTGGGCATTCGGCACGCCGGGCTTCGTTTGGGCCGGGTTTGCAAAGCCCGACCTCAAAATCCCAAGCCCGAGTCTCTCGCTCGGCCCGGCAGTAGGGTCTTCACCTTTGTCCCATGCATGCATGCCACTAATATAATTGCACACATGTCTGTTAAGGGTTGTGGTCGTAGGTTATTTTCCACGTCGAACAGGCATGACGGTAAGTCATACCGTCAGAGATCTCGGCGGAAGGACGTGTTACCCTATCGGCAAGCACGACGGTGGTAGGAAAAAATTAGATTGTGAAATATTTTCAAATCAGGGGTTAGATCGTGATGAACTTCGGGCAAAGTGTCAAAACAGTAATATCATCTGCCTATTTCCCCTCTTTAGATGTGGCCCAAGCTCTGCTACTGTCAAGTCTTTGCGTTTTGATCTACATAGAAAGAGTTGGAACTCatccacaggatcgatcacatacGACAAACACACACGCACAAAAAATTTAGCCAAGGGCCATTGTCGTGCCCTCCTTTTCTCTCTTTATTCatctctttattttctttttcttattttctccATGTAAAATATGTTGAAGCCCTATGTGTATGTATGTATACACGCACGTAGCCAGACCAGTGAGACACGAACCAACCGATTCAAACAACCTAGACGCACGGACTCTAGCTTGAAGCCTATCTGGACTAGTACTCGTACGTACACAGCTTTGGCTTCCTAATCTAGTGATCGGCCACAAGCCTAAACACAATCTGAACATCACTCCAACTCCAACTTCTTCACGTACAGACTCAAATAGTGAGTACTACTATTCAGACATGTCATGCAAAGTTAACCGGACAACGTTAATGTTCCAATCAAACTTATCTAATCATAACTATCATATGTTTGGATTATTCCAATAGAAAGATGGAGCCCTCATCCACGAAGTGGTTTCAGATTGAAACACAACATTGAAAAAGGAAAGCATTTTGCACTAACTTCATAAGAGAAACAACATGTTCAAAATACATGGGAAAACATGTACTACTACGCTGGTTCGGTACGTAGTACATACCAGGAAAACCCACTGTTTACACTAATGCAAACTATGTGACAAAAAACCTGGTAGGCTGTACGACAACTTCATTACAACTTGAAGAATAGTAGTACGTGTTGTTGCCACAGGCCTCTCTCTCTCGCGGACGTAGAAGATGAACCGGAGGAGACCAGCACAGAGTCTTGCCGGCGACGAACGCCGCCACGGGCGCACCAACGCCCAAATATTTTCTCTTTTCAGCTGGCTCACCAAACAAACATGACTACAATGCGTTATATACAGGAGACCCACACACGGCCAGATGGGCACTAACTCCACGCATGCACTAACCACTTTAATAGAAACTCAGCAAGACCAACTCGCAACAACAAGAGGAGAGTGATGACTCAATTGTATTGCACTCCGACCGTGAACTGCAACTGATTGGACTCGAGGCGCCTTTTGTTATCCCACTTTAGGTTATCCAGTACATCATCCACTGCAGATTTTTTGTGTTTATTGCAAGCGATCGTCACCCTTTTCAGCTTCCTCAAGTGCTGGATGCCAACAATTCTCCTCCCATAAtcgtccaaatgcaaataaagctCCTCGAGCATATCCATGGACCCATGCTCAAATTTGACCACTTCGGTATGCCGGCAGTTAGCTGAGAGGTCCCTCAACGCCGGAAAGTTATGGGTAGTACGTGCAACCAGCTCTTTGTCAACGTAGGCATTATCCAACATGTTGATTCTCTGCAGGATGGGCAGCTTGCACAGGACGCCATATACTTGGTCCATTCTAAGCCGTGAGCCAATAATGTTAACGTCAACGAGATTGTGCAGTGATGGGACCCAGTGGGGAAACTCATCCATGGCACCATCCAGGTAAAGATATTGGAGGAGCTTCGGTGGCGACGGCATGGCATTGAGAAAGTTGATCGACCTCTTGTTAAAGCGGCCAATCCCGAGGCTTCGAAGGGAGTACAGCTTGCTGATGGACTTGACAAGTGCATCAAGAATAGCCTGAGTACTTCCACTAGATTCTTCAACAAAGATAGTTACATCACGCAAGTCTCCTAGTTCACCCAGGTCTTGTGCAACTCGAACATCCTTTATAACTACACAATCAATATTCTGCAGTGCTTTCATTTTACGGATCCCAACAGGAGGAGTCCACATAGTGTACCACTGTGCCCTATGGCGGAATCTCAGATACTCGAGTTTCTCTAGCCCTGTCATGGTTTCTGGTAGCTTGAGAAGCAGTGTGCCGGCCACGTCAAGCACTTGCAAATGCTCTAGCTCACCCACTTTCTCAGGCAGCAGACTGATATCGGTACCCTTCATACTCAAGAACCTTAGGAGGTACATCCCGCAGATATCCTTCACATGTTTGTTTTCCAGGCCCTTGCAGTCCTCCAGATCAAGTACCCTCAGTAGGGTGAACTGGCCTAGCCGATCAAGTAGCTTCTTCTCTTGGAAATCAAAAATGCTTAGTGAACGAACCTGCTGCACTTCTAACCTCTCCATGCTATTTCTCTTACCACGCCTTCCTGATGCCCCCCCGTTCATGGATGTTGAGTCATTGTTGGCTCCTGCATGTACCGAGAGGCGACGAATCCTGTCGTATGGCATCCCTTCATATTGACCACCCGATAGGCTAATAAAGTTTGCCTCCAAGGATTTGgataccatgacctcaagcagcaTGTCATGCACCCGACATGATGTCCACTTTCCATTGTAGCCGAGGGACAAGACTGAATCAATCATGCTCCTACTCGACAGGTCATCGAAATAACCTTCTGCAATCTCCAACAAAGTCAAACCCCGCTTCTCCTCGACCAATCCTTCTGCAATCCATTTGTATAAGAGCCGATCCCTAGGGATCTCAAAATCCTCTGGAAAAATACTAAGATACATCATGCAACCCTTGAGGTGATAAGGTAGGTGGTTGTAGCTGAGTGTGAGTATCTGCCTCATCCCTTCAAGGGTAGGGTTGCTCTCCATTTGTGAACCAATTGATTTCCATACAGTTTCCCACATATCTTTCCTCTCCGGATATTTGTAGCTCGCCAAGAGGCTGGCGATGCTAACAATGGCCAATGGCAACCCAGCACACTTCTTTAGAATTCTCTTCATTATATCTTCTAGCTCTTCATTGTGACTTATATTTTCCATCTCCTTGGTATGGGAGGCCTTATCCATTGAGGAGCCAAATGCTCTACTACGAAACAACTCATTGGAGTCTTCATCTGTAAGTGGCTTCATATGATGGATGTAGTGTTCGGTAGCACTAACATCACTGCATTCTTTGGCCACAGTCTTTATCCGAGTGGTCACAATGATTCTGCTGCCAGGCTTGCCATCTGGCAACGTAGACCTGATTGCATCCCATGCTGCTATTGTCCATACATCATCGATGACTATGAGGTACCTGGTTTCATTGGACATTCTAGAGTTAGCATAGTTCTACTTATGTGCAACAAAATAACAGTTATTAGTCACTCCCTACAGTACAATTGTACATCACTTTAATTAAAGAATAGTATTAATCAACCTGTGCATCAACACATGCTAGTGATCCCCATATCTATAAAATTATTATATAAATTCAATATATAATGAAACCTGTTAATATACTTTGGTAATAGAAACTTACAAATTCTCGAATCTAAATTAAATAAACTGAAATATAATGCACAATTTCTATACAAATGAAACGATGGGAGCGAAAAGGATAATATCAAGGTTTAGTCCCACAAAAGGATTGATACAACAACGGGAGGGAAATAAAATATCAAGGTTTTATCTAACAAAAAGGTTAATGTAATCTAATCGAAGGCATGCACATTCATACAATCATCATAGTTGTGCCATCTGAAACAAACTTGGACACTTATATCATACTTATGTAGCCTGAAAGATTCCAAGTTTGCCTCATACACATGATAACCTAATTAAATTAAGGAAGATGCAATGACAATGAAAGGAAAACATCCAAGAGAAGTTACTGCTAAAATTTGAATATTGTTTCAGTCGTGATAACAAAAATATCTTTGAAGACTCAGATTTTCTAGTTGGAGAACATTTTCCCCCAAACTAACACTTCTTTTGTATAAGGTTAAAAAGTTACACTGTTATTTCTGCAAACAAACAGAATCAATGGTCTAAGATTCGATTTTTGCACACACAATCATTTAGCTCTTTTGAAGTAAAAGCATTATAGAAGGGCCCTATAAGTCCCGAACGTTCGGATTTTATGCATGGCAAATCGAACGTTTTTTATGTTAACTTTAGTTGACGCGAGGATGGTAAGTTTAGTTGGTAAGCATAGCAACTTTGTCCTTACTTTGGTTTTTCCAGAAAATTTCCAGCTCGCCAACTAATACCGCGTCAATTAAAGTTGCCATAAATACCGTTCAGTTTTCCATGGGCAAAATACGAATGTTCGGGACTTATCATTTCCTTTACAGAAATGGAGATTTTGGTCCTACTCGACTTCAGCCTATAATAGATGTATAGATGATGACCTTGAGTAGACAACGATCTTTGTGGAGAAAACGTATTGTATTTAAGCTAACATTAATTAGTATGAACCTGACGAGTCATATATGTATATCTAAGATAGTTCCTTCAAATGTACTAGTAGAATGTTACCAAAAGATGGCAAAAAAAATCGAGGACAACATTTCACAAAGGGGTGTTATATTTTTATCAAACAACAACATATTAGGTGTTCCATGTTTCTCCCCATTGTACTATTTTTAGGTACTAATTATGTAAAACATTAAATTGTGGGAAATAGATGTATCATGACATACATGATTTGCAAACGCGCCACTTAATATTTGGAGTAGCACTACTTTATTGAATCACTAAATAGCTACAATTTTATTATGACCACGGTTACTCTGAAGCTATTTTCTGTAGTCTTCAATGATTTGATAAAAGAAATTGTGAGGTCAAAGATGAACAATTTCAACAAATACTGCATTTTTTCTGAAAAAAATAAATCATAACTGCAATCTGACATACGAAGCAATGGAAAAGGACATATGTTCACAACAGTGAGATGTGAAGGCTCAAGCTTCGAGACAGTCAAAACCTCTTAGATGCACCCCTGTGGAGCATCGACATAACTGCCACCACAAGAAAAACCACAAAGGATCTGTCGTTGTGCGTGCAAGGCATGTCGGTATCTTGGTCGATCATGCACCGATGGCTAAAACCCACACGCTACCGACATCCTGAGTATCCACGTGACCACTATCTTCAACAACAAGTCTCCAACTACATGGATGGATCTGATCGTCACCAAGGCCATTAGCATATGATAGATTGACGAACCTCTACTAGAGCATGCCCTTCATCGCCGTTTAGATGAGCGTGCTGGATGGATGCAACTTGGTTCAGAAATTGGAGTGATGGCGTTCACTGCAAAATTTGAACAAAAGAAGCATAATGGAAAGGATCAAAGGAGCCAAAGGTGTACAGGAGAAAGATAGACGGCAAAAGAGAGGATGCTGCAGTAGCATATATCCGGCGACAGGTGAGATAGAACAACGATGGTGTGGAAAGGTACTTTGA
This genomic window contains:
- the LOC123155506 gene encoding disease resistance protein Pik-2-like; the encoded protein is MSNETRYLIVIDDVWTIAAWDAIRSTLPDGKPGSRIIVTTRIKTVAKECSDVSATEHYIHHMKPLTDEDSNELFRSRAFGSSMDKASHTKEMENISHNEELEDIMKRILKKCAGLPLAIVSIASLLASYKYPERKDMWETVWKSIGSQMESNPTLEGMRQILTLSYNHLPYHLKGCMMYLSIFPEDFEIPRDRLLYKWIAEGLVEEKRGLTLLEIAEGYFDDLSSRSMIDSVLSLGYNGKWTSCRVHDMLLEVMVSKSLEANFISLSGGQYEGMPYDRIRRLSVHAGANNDSTSMNGGASGRRGKRNSMERLEVQQVRSLSIFDFQEKKLLDRLGQFTLLRVLDLEDCKGLENKHVKDICGMYLLRFLSMKGTDISLLPEKVGELEHLQVLDVAGTLLLKLPETMTGLEKLEYLRFRHRAQWYTMWTPPVGIRKMKALQNIDCVVIKDVRVAQDLGELGDLRDVTIFVEESSGSTQAILDALVKSISKLYSLRSLGIGRFNKRSINFLNAMPSPPKLLQYLYLDGAMDEFPHWVPSLHNLVDVNIIGSRLRMDQVYGVLCKLPILQRINMLDNAYVDKELVARTTHNFPALRDLSANCRHTEVVKFEHGSMDMLEELYLHLDDYGRRIVGIQHLRKLKRVTIACNKHKKSAVDDVLDNLKWDNKRRLESNQLQFTVGVQYN